TGGAGGATTGAAAGCACCCCTACATCTTGCCTGCTGCCTTGTGGCAGAAACAAGACTCACTGGGCAACGCTTGAGTTCGTCAGGCAGAACCCCGACTCTTCCTTGAACACCAGGCATGAGTGTGAAAGAGAACCGAACTTCCCAGCTGTGGGATCTCCATGTGGTGAAGGTTTGTTCAAGAGACAGCTGATCTTGCTGTGCTAATGGGGGTGGAGGTTGCTGAAAGTCCTGCCTGTCACCCCAGGGAAACTGCCATCACAGCATCGGAAGTTTTTTTGGGAAAGGCTCAGAGCTAGTGGGGGAGCCCCTGCTTTGCAGGTAGAAGGTCCCCACTATTTCCATCAAAGATATTTTtgatggggagccctgccagcaagCACAGGCAATACCTGACAGTGGGCACTCTGACCACACCCACACCCCACAGACAGACTCTACACACCTGCCCAACAGCATACAAGCAGTCCATGGGGCTCAGAATCTGGAGAGAAGCAAAGGAAGGGTTAGCCataaggttccccccccccattgacaggAGAGAACTCAGAAGAAACAAAGCCCACCCCAGTGAGGCAGACCCCAAAGTCTGGCCAGGTCTCTTCAAGGAGGGAAGGGGTACCTCCTAACTCAGGGGACTCGAAGCCCTCCTGGCACTCTGGCGGCAGGCCATTCTCAACCCTCAGGTCAAGCAAGGGCACCTTTTCAAGCCTCCCCCAATTCACCTGGCCAATGCGACTATCCCAGCCCATCCGCCTCAGGCCTGCAGTGGCCAGAACAATGGCACTGAAATCCTCCTTTTCATCCAGCTTCTTCAAGCGAGTGTTCAGATTTCCTCTCTGCAGCAAGACTTAAGTGAAAACAAGGGACTTTGGGCCAGCAGAAGGAAGTGGCTGCTGTCTGGCCTGCACTTCCAGTCCTAGCCACCGAGGGGTGCTGGTGTCACACTAAGCCACTTGCTTGCAGCCTCCCTGGAGCCAACTCTGGCCACACCAGCCCCTCTCTGCAGGGAAGGGAAAAGTCTGATGATCCACACCCTCTGCAGGGCAAGAAGCCCAAGGGCAGAAGCTCCACTGAGTGCTgggctctgccccaaggagccAAGAACAAAGATGAGACACAAATATACAGAGCAGCTATGGGGCAGCTATCGCTGGTCAGGCTCTGCTTGCCACCTGCCAATTGGGAGTGACCCACCCCACAGGGGTGTTGCAGGGGCTGCATGTGAAAAGCAGTGAAGAAATGGTGACTGCACCACCTGCTGGGAAAGACAtccatccccttcccttcctgctgCCTGTAAGCACCAGGGTCCTTTCTACAGCAGAGCCTGAACACAGCACTGCAGCCACCTCTCACTGGGAGCCAGACATCCGGGAGGGGGGATAGAAACAGGGAGCACACAGGAATCAGTGACTGCTGCACAGAAGGATACGATGTCCTTAAATTCCAGCCGAGGGAACCCCCTCTTCAGTTGCGCTGCCCGGCGCAGGGAGCTGGTCCCGATCACACTGCAAGAGGCCAAAACAGAACAtgcgtcgggggggggggggagccagcagGCCACTGAAGAGCACAATGCAGGTCaggggaggaaagaaggaaggtgCTCACCAGACTCCTCCTGGAGTCCCAGAACATGGTCAGTTGTCGGCAGTGAGCATTTCTGACTCTGCCAGCCAATTTACTttccatcttggggggggggagagtttcccCCTGTGACCACCAGCCCTCTGAACACACAGGTCACAGCCTGATCTGACGCATGCTTGCCAAAAAGCCAGCCTCACTTCCCTTAATGGGACTACCGTCCAAGCAAGTGTGCACcggattgcagcctgaacttTCAAAGAAAGGGCCGCACATCACATCTGTGCAGGTGTGCAGACAACGCTGAACAGAAATGAAGCAGCTCGAATTCTGCAGCACATGCAGTTTGCATAACCACGACTGCAGGCTCCCTCCTGTATCAACGCTCCACTGAGTTGTAAATCCGCATGTTTTTAATTACTGTAGCCACCAGCAAGCGTACAAGCAGGGTGCTCAGATCCATTGGAGGATAGaatgtctatacctttaactattgtatagaaagagaattttggcaggtgcagctttttcaaccttttcatactgagctgcaccagccaaaattccctcttctataccatggttaaagaaataggcactctgtcctccactgcttCTGGGCACCCTGCGTACAAGTCAAAGTGATTTCAAAGCGAAAATTACTGTACTTTACTGTTCAAAATCAGTTACGGAAGCTGGTCTCACTTCCTGGCAGTTCAAATCATGACTCAAAATCACTCCCTTCCCATTTAAACCCATCTAcagcaggctgcatccagccaaTGGTTTTGAGAAGGAGCAAAGCACACACCTCTTCTCGGGGAGACTGCTGAGGGTCTTCCCAGCGTGCTTGGGGTGAAAGACGACAGCATCATGAGGATTCTCCCTCCTGCAAAGaatggaagggtgggggaggggagtaagCACCTCAGAAAGCCTGTCTGCTGAGCTGCAGGAGCAGCTGCTGTTGGAGGACAACGGCTGGCAGGTTCCTGAACTGCTGGCCCGAGAGAGGGCTCAAGCCACATCTCAGCCCATCTGATACCGGAGGCACCCTGGACCAAGAATGCCCACCTTAGCACCCATAGAAAATGAAAGACAGGCTCCAGGCCAAACCACCCACACCAGGCTCAGAGCTGCAGTACCCAGGACTGGTAGAGGCACTTGGACTCACTTGCAGACAGCCCCAATGGTGAAGCCGGCTGGGAGGGAGGTAGGCAGGTCCTTCAAGGAATGAACCACCAAGTCaaccctgcaaatgagagaagcaACGGAACTGATGCCAAACCTGACCCTTGGCACAGCATCCGAGCAAAGCGAGGTTGTGGGGGGGAgcctgtggctgccccctttccccagccCTAACCCTCACCCTGCAGCCAAAAACCTGCTGCCAACTAAGCTCGCTCAGGGCCCCCTCAGCTCTCTGGACACCACTGCACCCCTCTGCTCCCAGGGTTGCTTGACCACATCCAGCTGTGCTTTGGAGAAGCTAACCTCAACCCCACGCAAGCATCCTTGTGCCTATCTGAAGCAACCCAGGCCTGGCGAGGTCACtgccctgtctggttggggttTTTTGGACCACCTGGGTGTCTCTGGCAGTCCCCTGAGCTGGACAGATGGGCTCTGGTACCCATGGAATTGGCACAGGCCAGTCCCAGCAgtaggctggctggctggctggcaggcaggcaggcaggcagcttttGGACTTGCAGGACCAGACAAAGACCACGACGCACACAGTTCCTCAGTAAGACCACACTTACTCATTCCTCTCCAGGGCATTCTCCAGTTCCTTGGTGAAGAGGCTTTTCTCTCCAATCTGCATGAAGAAAGAGAGCCTTAAGCCTAGGCCGAACCTTCTGCCACATGGCACCAACCACCCCACCGCAGAACACAGCAGCTGCTTACCTTGGACAGAGCTGTGTCCAGAATCTTATCTCCGGTGGTTGACATGGCCACTGTTCACAGAGACACAGATGGTCAGGTGGAGTCCCACACATACCCGGCACCTACAGGTGATGCTGATGGAGGAGACCCCAggacctgccccccccagctccaaGGGGGAGAGTGAAGGGGGACTGCACCTTCAAAAGAAGGCTGCCAGGCAGCCCTCTTGCCAGACAACAAGCAGGACACAAACAGGAAAGGAACATGCCAAAATACACAAGCCCTGAGGCAGTTCCTTCTCCCGCCATGCTGCCGAGACTCCCACGGGGGCCTGAAGCTGAAGCCCATCCTGGACTCACCAATTTCGAAGCAGAGGTGGGGGTGGTGCTCCTGCAGCCCCTGCACCACGCTGTCTGTCTGGATCCTGGCCAGCTACAGGGGCAAAGCAGGGAAGGCAAAGGGCATTGCAGAGTGCCAGGACCCCCACCCTCTCACCCAAGACCCCCACTGCctcagagacacacacacagcatctGAAGATGCATGGAAATGCTCACACGCGAACAGCCAGTGTCAGGCAATCCACCCAGCTCAGGCCCAAGTCAGACAGGAAGCACTGCTTCAGACAGTGCTGTGTAGGAAGCTGGGAACAGTTGAGAAGGCAGCATTGCTAGCAGGGGCCAAATGCTGATCCTGGGCAAAGCTCTGCCAGGCAGGAGggtgcctctcccccacccccttctttcATGGACAGGCCCCATTGGGAAGGCTCATCAAGGGTGCCACCACTGTCAGCAGCAACCGCAGCAGGCGGCAAGTGGAGATTAGCTCAACCACAAGGGTGGAACATTATCTtctttggttggttggctggccgcctgcccctccctccctctgtttttTGCATGCCTTCCTTTGATCCTGCTAGGTCAGTACATGGGGAAATCTGGGAGCAGCTGAGCCTGGGCGTTTGCCTGTTATGACAGTGGCCCAAGGTGCCCATCTCCAGCACCTGCTGTCACAACTGCTAACAGAATTCAGAGCTCTGCTGGCCTTACAGTCTGGGCCACACTGCTTGCCTCTCCAACCTCCTTATAGCCAAAGGGAAGAGAAACAAAGGTCATGAGCCTGTCAGAACATATGTCGCCCTGGCCTCACCTGGCTCTTCCTGGTTCCCACGCGAATGGTCTGGTTTTTGAAGCCATTTTTCTCCTGCAAAAGAGTGGTCTCCAGTTACACATTGAAAAGTGAGGCCTCTGTTGAGaatttcttcctcttcctgcaaATTACTCAATCAAGGAGGCCTGCTTGCACCCACCAATGGCTGAGGCAGTGACCAAGAGGGACTCCTATAGCATCCTGGGAAGGCTTTGGCACGACTCAAGAGGCACAAGCGACCACTTTTGCTACACTACGAGAGAACAACCTTTGCCTAAGTATGTGCCACTGAACAGAGCACCCCCTCATCTTTCTCCCTCGGGGTCGGGTTTGAGATTGGAGGTTCCATGGGGCAGGAGCCTGTCTTTTTGCCAGTTATTTGCAAGGCTCCATGCACAGAGAGGGCATTAATGCCACTTTTGCTGCCTGAGCACTTTCAGCTCTGGAAGCCTGGGGCAAAAGGTGACCTCCCCCTCATTGTAGGCATGTTCAGGTTTTTAACTTGACAGACTCTTTGGTCTCCCCTCCTGCCAAAGGCAGAGTCACCTCCCAATGAGTCGCTAGCAGATAGCAGGAGGGGCTCTTGCTCTAAGAGAGGCCTTGGGTAAAGGAGGAGGccgaaagacagacagacagacagacagacagacacacacacacacacacacacacaaagctaagGGCAACAAAAAGTCCAGCCTGCAGGCAAACCTGTACAGGTCTGGACTAGGGGTGAGCATTCCTGGCCGCTGCAAAGTCTTGCCCTTAAAACGGGGCAGGAAAGAGGATCGAGGCCTGGCCACTGATTCAGAGCTAGGACACATCCAGGCACTGGGAATGTGGAGCTGGTTCCAAGTCACTGGTGCAGAGCCACTTGGGATTTGGAGACATGCTTCCTTccatctggccctccaaagaaacccccccccacctacctgaTGCTGCGGCAGCACCATCGCCTCTGCCATCTCGACAGCCTTCccagctcaagagctggtgcTCCTTTACTGCCTGCCCTGTGTGATCAAGGGAGCCTGCCCTGCAAACCAGCCCTAGCATGGAATCTGAGATAAGAA
The sequence above is a segment of the Tiliqua scincoides isolate rTilSci1 chromosome 11, rTilSci1.hap2, whole genome shotgun sequence genome. Coding sequences within it:
- the HMBS gene encoding porphobilinogen deaminase isoform X1; this encodes MAEAMVLPQHQEKNGFKNQTIRVGTRKSQLARIQTDSVVQGLQEHHPHLCFEIVAMSTTGDKILDTALSKIGEKSLFTKELENALERNEVDLVVHSLKDLPTSLPAGFTIGAVCKRENPHDAVVFHPKHAGKTLSSLPEKSVIGTSSLRRAAQLKRGFPRLEFKDIRGNLNTRLKKLDEKEDFSAIVLATAGLRRMGWDSRIGQILSPMDCLYAVGQGALAVEVRAKDQEILDMVSVLHDRETVLRCIAERAFMKHLEGGCSVPVAVNTVLKDFQLYLTGAVYSLDGSECLQETMQTSLSCPEEEESEDGPSDDVQHVGITARGIPRSAQEAAEKLGIRLAELLLSKGAKHILTVARQLNEA
- the HMBS gene encoding porphobilinogen deaminase isoform X2 encodes the protein MSASPQPAAEKNGFKNQTIRVGTRKSQLARIQTDSVVQGLQEHHPHLCFEIVAMSTTGDKILDTALSKIGEKSLFTKELENALERNEVDLVVHSLKDLPTSLPAGFTIGAVCKRENPHDAVVFHPKHAGKTLSSLPEKSVIGTSSLRRAAQLKRGFPRLEFKDIRGNLNTRLKKLDEKEDFSAIVLATAGLRRMGWDSRIGQILSPMDCLYAVGQGALAVEVRAKDQEILDMVSVLHDRETVLRCIAERAFMKHLEGGCSVPVAVNTVLKDFQLYLTGAVYSLDGSECLQETMQTSLSCPEEEESEDGPSDDVQHVGITARGIPRSAQEAAEKLGIRLAELLLSKGAKHILTVARQLNEA